In Chanodichthys erythropterus isolate Z2021 chromosome 11, ASM2448905v1, whole genome shotgun sequence, a single window of DNA contains:
- the lpcat4 gene encoding lysophospholipid acyltransferase LPCAT4 isoform X1, with the protein MLKGKGQTPHPFVHEVTLTAAQRVQGTILGVVLFPIRITLATLFFLLMWPIARLRLAGLSEAERAEPVQGWRRWLFHHIILFLSRAVFFTVGFLWIKVKGRQAGLKEAPVLAVAPHSGFLDMLVLCATGLPSVVSRSENSKLPVIGALLEFNQSVLVSRKDPESRKKCVSQICERVTSDGRWPQMLMFPEGTTTNGRALIKFKPGAFLAGVPVQPVLLHYPSDPDTVRWTWKGLSWLGALWHTTSQIYTSVTVEFLPVYTPSQQEKENPDLYAENLQKLMAKALGVPATDYVMEGRFPVKKLGNLSLPLEPPAQETLKLLHKHGCVCVCVCVCVCSVSLHSFVSHSFIRSFTNARVETVMNDMIDSCHSGQSTTVTADHLTSLLGLTDRTTAVKICSFYSKDDTVDMRQVCLSVSAVSGFRSLESLIHTAFTWYDTDQDGLLNADDLSGLMGALVGIPQYAIEEMYSALTSRGRPTEASLQDLLRTHPVYQKVLTEYLHSSGLADGNHNGIPNGKANGNNNGIYNGYGATGRKSD; encoded by the exons ATGTTGAAGGGTAAAGGACAGACTCCTCATCCGTTCGTTCATGAAGTGACTCTAACAGCTGCTCAGCGGGTTCAG GGAACCATTCTGGGCGTCGTTCTGTTTCCCATCCGCATCACCCTCGCCACCCTCTTCTTCCTGCTCATGTGGCCCATCGCTCGCCTGCGATTGGCCGGTCTGTCGGAGGCGGAGCGGGCGGAGCCTGTGCAGGGTTGGCGTCGTTGGCTCTTCCATCACATCATTCTCTTCCTCAGCCGGGCCGTCTTCTTCACCGTGGGCTTCCTGTGGATTAAAGTCAAAGGGCGTCAGGCGGGCCTGAAGGAAGCTCCAGTCCTGGCGGTGGCGCCTCACAGCGGGTTCTTGGACATGCTAGTGCTGTGTGCGACGGGCCTGCCAAGCGTTGTGTCGCGATCGGAGAACTCCAAACTACCTGTTATAGGAG CGCTGTTGGAGTTTAATCAGTCAGTGTTGGTGAGTCGGAAAGACCCTGAATCCAGGAAGAAATGTGTGTCTCAGATCTGTGAGAGAGTCACGTCTGACGGCCGCTGGCctcag ATGCTTATGTTTCCAGAAGGAACAACAACTAATGGCCGAGCTCTCATCAAATTCAAACCAG GTGCGTTTCTGGCTGGAGTTCCTGTTCAGCCCGTCTTGCTTCACTATCCCAGTGATCCG GACACAGTTCGGTGGACTTGGAAAGGATTGTCGTG GCTCGGCGCTCTCTGGCACACCACCTCTCAGATCTACACCAGCGTTACTGTGGAG TTCCTGCCCGTCTACACGCCGTCACAGCAGGAGAAGGAAAACCCGGACTTATATGCTGAGAATTTACAGAAACTCATGGCCAA AGCGCTCGGCGTTCCTGCCACTGATTATGTGATGGAGGGACGTTTTCCTGTTAAAAAGCTTGGAAACCTCTCGCTTCCACTGGAACCTCCGGCTCAGGAAACCCTCAAACTGCTCCACAAAcacgggtgtgtgtgtgtgtgtgtgtgtgtgtgtgtgtgttcagtatcTCTCCACTCGTTTGTCTCACACTCTTTCATCCGCAGTTTTACGAATGCTCGAGTGGAGACCGTGATGAATgacatgattgacagctgtcacTCAGGCCAGAGCACCACGGTAACAGCCGATCACCTGACCTCTCTGTTGGGGCTCACGGACAGAACGACGGCAGTGAAGATCTGCTCGTTCTACTCAaag GACGATACGGTGGACATGAGGCAGGTCTGTCTGAGCGTGTCAGCCGTGTCTGGCTTCAGGAGTCTGGAGTCTCTCATACACACGGCGTTCACG TGGTACGACACTGACCAGGATGGGCTGCTGAACGCAGATGATCTGTCCGGCCTGATGGGGGCGCTGGTGGGAATCCCGCAGTATGCTATTGAAGAGATGTACTCGGCGCTGACCAGCAGAGGGCGACCTACTGAAG CTTCTCTGCAAGACTTATTGAGGACGCATCCAGTTTATCAGAAAGTCCTCACGGAGTATCTCCACTCCAGTGGGCTCGCTGACGGAAATCACAATGGAATTCCCAATGGGAAGGCCAACGGCAACAACAATGGGATTTATAACGGCTACGGAGCGACCGGTAGGAAGTCGGATTAA
- the emc4 gene encoding ER membrane protein complex subunit 4, which produces MTSPGGQGGGALSTRGGAATKRMKWAIELSLGNSRSRSDRQSKDGDVMYPVGYSDKPVPDTSVQEADRNLVEKRCWDVALGPLKQIPMNLFIMYMSGNTISIFPIMMVCMMAWRPIQALMSMSATFKLLESSSQQWLQGLVYLIGNLLGSALAIYKCQSMGLLPTHSSDWLAFIEPPQRLEIMGGGMVM; this is translated from the exons ATGACGTCACCAGGCGGTCAGGGGGGCGGAGCTCTGTCGACGAGGGGCGGAGCCGCGACCAAGAGGATGAAGTGGGCCATAGAGCTGAGTCTGGGCAACAGCAG GAGTCGCAGTGACAGGCAGAGTAAAGACGGAGATGTCATGTATCCAGTGGGATACTCCGATAAACCCGTCCCGGACACCAGCGTACAGGAAGCCGACCGCAATCTGGTGGAGAAG agatGCTGGGACGTGGCTCTGGGACCGCTGAAGCAGATTCCCATGAACCTCTTCATCATGTACATGTCTGGAAACACCATCTCCATATTCCCCATCATGATGGTGTGTATGATGGCGTGGAGACCCATCCAGGCGCTCATGTCCATGTCAGCCA cgttcaagctgctggagagcTCGAGTCAGCAGTGGCTGCAGGGTTTGGTGTATCTCATCGGAAACCTGCTCGGCTCCGCCCTCGCCATCTATAAGTGTCAATCAATGGGGCTCCTCCCAACACACTCCTCTGATTGGCTGGCGTTCATAGAGCCGCCTCAG AGATTGGAGATCATGGGCGGAGGAATGGTCATGtga
- the lpcat4 gene encoding lysophospholipid acyltransferase LPCAT4 isoform X2: MLKGKGQTPHPFVHEVTLTAAQRVQGTILGVVLFPIRITLATLFFLLMWPIARLRLAGLSEAERAEPVQGWRRWLFHHIILFLSRAVFFTVGFLWIKVKGRQAGLKEAPVLAVAPHSGFLDMLVLCATGLPSVVSRSENSKLPVIGALLEFNQSVLVSRKDPESRKKCVSQICERVTSDGRWPQMLMFPEGTTTNGRALIKFKPGAFLAGVPVQPVLLHYPSDPDTVRWTWKGLSWLGALWHTTSQIYTSVTVEFLPVYTPSQQEKENPDLYAENLQKLMAKALGVPATDYVMEGRFPVKKLGNLSLPLEPPAQETLKLLHKHGFTNARVETVMNDMIDSCHSGQSTTVTADHLTSLLGLTDRTTAVKICSFYSKDDTVDMRQVCLSVSAVSGFRSLESLIHTAFTWYDTDQDGLLNADDLSGLMGALVGIPQYAIEEMYSALTSRGRPTEASLQDLLRTHPVYQKVLTEYLHSSGLADGNHNGIPNGKANGNNNGIYNGYGATGRKSD, translated from the exons ATGTTGAAGGGTAAAGGACAGACTCCTCATCCGTTCGTTCATGAAGTGACTCTAACAGCTGCTCAGCGGGTTCAG GGAACCATTCTGGGCGTCGTTCTGTTTCCCATCCGCATCACCCTCGCCACCCTCTTCTTCCTGCTCATGTGGCCCATCGCTCGCCTGCGATTGGCCGGTCTGTCGGAGGCGGAGCGGGCGGAGCCTGTGCAGGGTTGGCGTCGTTGGCTCTTCCATCACATCATTCTCTTCCTCAGCCGGGCCGTCTTCTTCACCGTGGGCTTCCTGTGGATTAAAGTCAAAGGGCGTCAGGCGGGCCTGAAGGAAGCTCCAGTCCTGGCGGTGGCGCCTCACAGCGGGTTCTTGGACATGCTAGTGCTGTGTGCGACGGGCCTGCCAAGCGTTGTGTCGCGATCGGAGAACTCCAAACTACCTGTTATAGGAG CGCTGTTGGAGTTTAATCAGTCAGTGTTGGTGAGTCGGAAAGACCCTGAATCCAGGAAGAAATGTGTGTCTCAGATCTGTGAGAGAGTCACGTCTGACGGCCGCTGGCctcag ATGCTTATGTTTCCAGAAGGAACAACAACTAATGGCCGAGCTCTCATCAAATTCAAACCAG GTGCGTTTCTGGCTGGAGTTCCTGTTCAGCCCGTCTTGCTTCACTATCCCAGTGATCCG GACACAGTTCGGTGGACTTGGAAAGGATTGTCGTG GCTCGGCGCTCTCTGGCACACCACCTCTCAGATCTACACCAGCGTTACTGTGGAG TTCCTGCCCGTCTACACGCCGTCACAGCAGGAGAAGGAAAACCCGGACTTATATGCTGAGAATTTACAGAAACTCATGGCCAA AGCGCTCGGCGTTCCTGCCACTGATTATGTGATGGAGGGACGTTTTCCTGTTAAAAAGCTTGGAAACCTCTCGCTTCCACTGGAACCTCCGGCTCAGGAAACCCTCAAACTGCTCCACAAAcacgg TTTTACGAATGCTCGAGTGGAGACCGTGATGAATgacatgattgacagctgtcacTCAGGCCAGAGCACCACGGTAACAGCCGATCACCTGACCTCTCTGTTGGGGCTCACGGACAGAACGACGGCAGTGAAGATCTGCTCGTTCTACTCAaag GACGATACGGTGGACATGAGGCAGGTCTGTCTGAGCGTGTCAGCCGTGTCTGGCTTCAGGAGTCTGGAGTCTCTCATACACACGGCGTTCACG TGGTACGACACTGACCAGGATGGGCTGCTGAACGCAGATGATCTGTCCGGCCTGATGGGGGCGCTGGTGGGAATCCCGCAGTATGCTATTGAAGAGATGTACTCGGCGCTGACCAGCAGAGGGCGACCTACTGAAG CTTCTCTGCAAGACTTATTGAGGACGCATCCAGTTTATCAGAAAGTCCTCACGGAGTATCTCCACTCCAGTGGGCTCGCTGACGGAAATCACAATGGAATTCCCAATGGGAAGGCCAACGGCAACAACAATGGGATTTATAACGGCTACGGAGCGACCGGTAGGAAGTCGGATTAA